In Alphaproteobacteria bacterium US3C007, one genomic interval encodes:
- a CDS encoding DUF3768 domain-containing protein: protein MPDATTAKIAALNDQARQTFGECRVVITQGVAELNDDNVAYILDKVRKYKDFTPINDPYFEHDFGSIQFGESTIFWKIDYYDIDLQMHSPDPTDPAVTTRILTIMLAEEY from the coding sequence ATGCCTGACGCTACCACGGCAAAAATAGCTGCACTTAATGATCAAGCACGGCAGACATTTGGTGAGTGTCGTGTGGTGATCACTCAAGGCGTTGCTGAGTTGAACGATGATAATGTCGCCTACATTCTGGACAAGGTACGTAAATACAAAGACTTCACTCCCATCAACGATCCATATTTCGAGCATGACTTCGGCTCAATTCAATTTGGGGAAAGCACAATCTTTTGGAAGATCGATTACTACGACATTGATCTACAGATGCACTCACCCGATCCGACTGATCCAGCTGTCACAACACGCATACTCACTATTATGTTAGCGGAGGAATATTGA